One segment of Chelmon rostratus isolate fCheRos1 chromosome 17, fCheRos1.pri, whole genome shotgun sequence DNA contains the following:
- the LOC121620936 gene encoding polycomb protein suz12-B-like, whose translation MAPQKQSSSGGSHPVGFGSGGKANGLYQSSSSAMAAAKKPNLQLIQADHELFLQAFEKPTQIYRFLRTRNLIAPIFLHRTLTYMSHRNSRNNFKRKSSKVDNLLFKVEKMRGEQETHSLASNLQLTFTGFFHKAGKPSQDSENEQNSVSLEVLLVKVCHKKRKDVSCPVKQVPTGKKQVPLNPEPGAGVQAKPGSFPCLLVPSSEFEPSNSHMVKSYSLLFRVSRPGYPRKQINGLANGENHHSRDFTEEMVNRKRRSSSLREEGETTFVAQMTVFDKNRRLQLLDGEYEVSMQEMEECPISKKRATWETILDGKCLPPFESFSQGPTLQFTLRWTSDSSDRSTAPVAKPLATRNSETNQDPRPSTLRATHTLAVKESINADVQTRREQISAEPRQKLRIFYQFQYNNNTRQQTEARDDLHCPWCTLNCRKLYSLLKHLKLSHSRFIFNYVPHPKGAKIEVSINESYDGSYAGNPQDIHSQPGFAFSRNGPVKRTTVTHILTCRPKRTKASLSEFLESEDGDREQQRTYISGHNRLYFHSDSCVPLRPQEMEVDSEDERDPDWLKEKTVKQIEEFTDVNEGEKEIMKLWNLHVMKHGFIADNQMNEACLLFAEHNGAHIVKHNLYRNFLLHLISMHDFNLVSTLTIDRAMARLRLMQSQVRQTDKDGEEEEEEEEEEEEDWETAVESQPELDPDPDPDPSEYKPCSDETSSGCLENGSQQQEAGGAVTGRSTSKQKVD comes from the exons ATGGCTCCCCAGAAGCAGAGCTCTTCAGGTGGAAGCCACCCGGTGGGTTTTGGTTCTGGAGGAAAAGCCAACGGGTTATACCAGTCTTCCTCCTCTGCGATGGCTGCAGCCAAGAAGCCCAACCTGCAACTCATTCAAGCCGACCACGAGTTGTTCCTGCAGGCCTTCGAAA AGCCAACACAAATCTACAGGTTCCTCCGCACCAGGAACCTGATTGCT CCGATATTCTTGCACAGGACGCTCACCTACATGTCCCACAGAAACTCAAGGAATAACTTCAAAag GAAAAGCTCCAAGGTTGACAATCTGTTGTTCAAAGTGGAAAAGATGAGAGGCGAACAGGAGACTCACAG CTTGGCGTCTAATCTGCAGCTCACCTTTACCGGCTTCTTCCACAAAGCTG GGAAGCCGTCTCAGGACAGTGAGAACGAGCAGAACTCCGTGTCTCTGGAGGTGTTGCTGGTCAAAGTCTGTCACAAGAAGAGGAAG GATGTGAGCTGTCCGGTAAAGCAGGTCCCGACGGGGAAGAAGCAGGTTCCTCTGAACCCAGAACCGGGCGCTGGGGTCCAGGCCAAGCCGGGCTCCTTCCCCTGCCTGCTGGTTCCCAGCAGCGAGTTTGAACCCAGCAACTCTCACATGGTCAAGTCTTACTCGCTGCTCTTCAGGGTCTCGAGGCCCGGATACCCCCGAAAACAGATCAACGGCCTGGCCAACGGGGAGAACCACCACAGCAGAG aTTTTACAGAGGAAATGgtgaacaggaagaggaggagctccTCTctcagggaggagggagagaccACATTTGTGGCTCAGATGACCGTCTTTGATAAAAACAG ACGTCTGCAGTTGTTAGATGGAGAGTATGAGGTGTCTATGCAAGAGATGGAGGAGTGTCCCATCAGTAAGAAGAGGGCAACCTGGGAGACCATCCTGGAcggaaag TGTCTGCCTCCGTTTGAGAGCTTCTCTCAGGGTCCCACCCTGCAGTTCACCCTGCGCTGGACCAGCGACTCCTCCGATCGCTCCACTGCTCCTGTGGCTAAACCTCTGGCCACCCGCAACTCTGAGACCAACCAGGACCCCAGACCCAGCACCCTGAGAGCCACCCACACTCTGG ctgtgaaagaGTCCATAAATGCTGACGTGCAAACCAGAAGAGAACAAATCTCAGCTGAGCCCAGACAGAAACTACGCATCTTCTACCAG TtccagtacaacaacaacacgcGGCAACAGACGGAGGCCAGAGACGACCTCCACTGTCCCTGGTGCACCCTCAACTGCAGGAAGCTCTACAGTCTGCTCAAACACCTCAAGCTGTCTCACTCCCGCTTCATCTTCAACTACGTG CCCCATCCCAAAGGAGCAAAGATCGAGGTCTCCATCAACGAGAGTTATGACGGTTCGTACGCAGGGAACCCGCAGGACATCCACAGCCAGCCGGGCTTCGCCTTCAGCAGGAACGGCCCCGTCAAGAGGACCACGGTCACCCACATCCTCAcctgcag ACCCAAGAGGACGAAGGCGAGTCTGTCGGAGTTTCTGGAGTCGGAGGACGGCGATCGGGAGCAGCAGAGGACGTACATCAGCGGACACAACCGCCTTTACTTCCACAGCGACAGCTGCGTGCCGCTCCGGCCTCAGGAAATGGAAGTGGACAGCGAGGACGAGAGGGACCCGGACTGGCTCAAAGAGAAGACCGTCAAG CAAATCGAGGAGTTCACTGACGTCAACGAGGGCGAGAAGGAGATCATGAAGCTGTGGAACCTCCACGTCATGAAGCACGG CTTCATAGCCGACAACCAGATGAACGAGgcctgcctgctgtttgctgaacACAACGGCGCCCACATCGTCAAACACAACCTCTACCGCAACTTCCTGCTGCACCTGATCAGCATGCACGACTTCAACCTGGTCAGCACGCTGACCATCGACCGCGCCATGGCCCGACTGCGCCTCATGCAGAGCCAAGTCCGCCAGACGGACAAAgacggggaggaagaggaggaggaggaggaggaggaagaggaggactgGGAGACGGCCGTGGAGTCCCAGCCCGAGCTGGATCCGGATCCGGATCCAGATCCGTCGGAGTATAAACCCTGTAGCGATGAGACCAGCAGCGGCTGCCTGGAGAACGGAAGCCAGCAGCAGGAGGCGGGAGGAGCTGTGACGGGCAGGTCGACCAGCAAGCAGAAAgtagactga